From a region of the Triticum aestivum cultivar Chinese Spring chromosome 7D, IWGSC CS RefSeq v2.1, whole genome shotgun sequence genome:
- the LOC123166545 gene encoding uncharacterized protein encodes MGSQLPPPPAASTATTHAAAADGMTTTISSLGQDQLLEIFLRLPNLPALVRAALTCRSWLGAVRSSRPFRRLFRALHPAPLLGLFLEVDEDAAPSFAPLRRTDPDVAAALRCGDFFLTSLPVQDGAYTGWGIVDCRDGYILLRNMFSLAAVNPMTWAVDIIPMPDDVRAGSGLSFGFLGFHLMSSEENPWSLRVVCVCADVSRVRAAVFSSETWDWAIHPWVEIGGDNSLKYNAGMLVDGSVYWPFHGEHRMIRINTATMEVINVDLPLQVDVESCNYNAGETRDGQLCIVYAADDFHLHVWIRGVDGDGIGIWVPQNILSLSAEIGRVTRGWLGHLRVVQVRSGYVYLSMKCITPVGILRCWFLSLSLETMKIESLIHGTFGDSAYPYIMAWPPCLIGHDGSSTGHEVEASH; translated from the coding sequence ATGGGTAgccaactgccgccgccgccggctgcgTCCACGGCCACCACCCACGCTGCCGCCGCCGACGGAATGACCACCACCATATCCTCGCTCGGCCAGGACCAGCTCCTCGAGATCTTCCTCCGCTTGCCCAACCTGCCGGCGCTCGTCCGCGCGGCGCTCACCTGCCGCTCCTGGCTCGGGGCCGTCCGCTCCTCCCGGCCCTTCCGCCGCCTCTTCCGCGCCCTCCACCCGGCGCCACTCCTCGGGCTGTTCCTCGAAGTCGACGAAGATGCCGCCCCCTCCTTCGCCCCCCTGCGCCGCACAGATCccgacgtcgccgccgccctccggtgcggcgacttcttcctcacctccctccCCGTGCAGGACGGCGCGTACACGGGCTGGGGCATCGTGGACTGCCGCGACGGCTACATCCTCCTGCGGAACATGTTCTCCCTCGCCGCCGTGAACCCCATGACCTGGGCCGTGGACATCATCCCGATGCCCGACGACGTGAGGGCTGGGAGCGGCCTCAGTTTCGGCTTCCTTGGTTTCCATCTGATGTCTTCTGAGGAGAACCCCTGGTCGCTCCGCGTGGTCTGCGTCTGCGCGGATGTGTCTAGGGTTCGTGCTGCCGTCTTCTCGTCCGAGACATGGGATTGGGCCATCCACCCATGGGTTGAAATTGGCGGCGACAACAGCCTAAAGTACAATGCTGGCATGCTGGTGGATGGTTCCGTTTACTGGCCTTTCCATGGCGAACACCGCATGATAAGGATCAACACAGCCACCATGGAGGTCATCAATGTGGATCTACCCTTGCAGGTGGATGTGGAGAGCTGCAATTACAACGCTGGGGAGACTAGGGATGGTCAGCTATGCATTGTCTATGCTGCCGATGATTTTCACCTCCATGTTTGGATCCGTGGTGTGGATGGTGATGGAATTGGGATTTGGGTGCCGCAGAACATACTCTCTTTGAGTGCAGAAATTGGTCGGGTCACTCGGGGCTGGCTGGGCCACCTTAGGGTTGTGCAAGTTAGGTCTGGATATGTCTACTTGTCCATGAAATGCATTACCCCTGTTGGCATACTCCGCTGCTGGTTCTTATCCCTTTCATTGGAGACCATGAAGATTGAGTCACTGATCCACGGGACATTTGGTGACTCTGCCTATCCGTACATTATGGCCTGGCCTCCTTGTTTGATTGGTCATGATGGGAGCAGCACTGGGCATGAAGTTGAAGCTTCTCACTGA
- the LOC123170744 gene encoding probable feruloyl esterase A translates to MGAICPGRVTPYLVYLDHAHADIVLALRGFNLGRESDYALLLDNRLGKRCFDGGYVHNGLLRAAGWVLDRECDLLRDLLDRYPAYTLTFTGHSLGAGVAAMLTMVVVLNLDKLGKVERGRTRCYAMAPARCMSLNLAVRYADVINSVVLQVTH, encoded by the coding sequence ATGGGGGCTATTTGCCCGGGCCGGGTCACGCCCTACCTCGTCTACCTCGACCACGCGCACGCCGACATCGTGCTCGCGCTGCGCGGCTTCAACCTCGGCCGCGAGTCCGACTACGCGCTGCTCCTCGACAACCGCCTCGGCAAGCGCTGCTTCGACGGGGGCTACGTCCACAAcggcctcctccgcgccgccggctgGGTGCTCGACAGGGAGTGCGACCTGCTCCGGGACCTCCTCGACCGGTACCCCGCCTACACGCTCACCTTCACGGGCCACTCCCTCGGCGCCGGCGTCGCCGCCATGCTCACCATGGTCGTCGTGCTCAACCTCGACAAGCTCGGCAAGGTCGAGAGGGGCCGCACCAGGTGCTACGCCATGGCCCCCGCCCGCTGTATGTCGCTCAACCTCGCCGTCAGATACGCCGATGTCATCAACTCCGTCGTGCTGCAGGTGACTCACTGA